A window of the Equus przewalskii isolate Varuska chromosome 10, EquPr2, whole genome shotgun sequence genome harbors these coding sequences:
- the ATP5MC1 gene encoding ATP synthase F(0) complex subunit C1, mitochondrial isoform X2: MQTTGALLIPPALIRCCTRGLIRPVSASFLSRPEIPSNQPSYSSSPFQVARREFQTSVVSRDIDTAAKFIGAGAATVGVAGSGAGIGTVFGSLIIGYARNPSLKQQLFSYAILGFALSEAMGLFCLMVAFLILFAM, translated from the exons ATGCAGACCACCGGGGCACTGCTCATTCCTCCTGCTCTG ATCCGCTGTTGTACCAGGGGTCTAATCAGGCCTGTGTCTGCCTCCTTCCTGAGTAGGCCAGAGATCCCATCGAACCAG CCTTCCTACAGCAGCTCCCCATTCCAAGTGGCCAGACGGGAGTTCCAGACCAGTGTTGTCTCCCGGGACATTGACACAGCAGCCAAGTTTattggggctggggctgccacaGTTGGCGTGGCTGGTTCAGGAGCTGGCATCGGAACAGTGTTTGGCAGCTTGATCATTGGCTATGCCAG GAACCCGTCTCTCAAGCAGCAACTCTTCTCCTATGCCATTCTGGGCTTTGCCCTGTCTGAGGCCATGGGGCTCTTCTGTTTGATGGTCGCCTTCCTCATCCTCTTCGCCATGTGA
- the ATP5MC1 gene encoding ATP synthase F(0) complex subunit C1, mitochondrial isoform X1, which produces MQTTGALLIPPALIRCCTRGLIRPVSASFLSRPEIPSNQQPSYSSSPFQVARREFQTSVVSRDIDTAAKFIGAGAATVGVAGSGAGIGTVFGSLIIGYARNPSLKQQLFSYAILGFALSEAMGLFCLMVAFLILFAM; this is translated from the exons ATGCAGACCACCGGGGCACTGCTCATTCCTCCTGCTCTG ATCCGCTGTTGTACCAGGGGTCTAATCAGGCCTGTGTCTGCCTCCTTCCTGAGTAGGCCAGAGATCCCATCGAACCAG CAGCCTTCCTACAGCAGCTCCCCATTCCAAGTGGCCAGACGGGAGTTCCAGACCAGTGTTGTCTCCCGGGACATTGACACAGCAGCCAAGTTTattggggctggggctgccacaGTTGGCGTGGCTGGTTCAGGAGCTGGCATCGGAACAGTGTTTGGCAGCTTGATCATTGGCTATGCCAG GAACCCGTCTCTCAAGCAGCAACTCTTCTCCTATGCCATTCTGGGCTTTGCCCTGTCTGAGGCCATGGGGCTCTTCTGTTTGATGGTCGCCTTCCTCATCCTCTTCGCCATGTGA